In Malus sylvestris chromosome 2, drMalSylv7.2, whole genome shotgun sequence, the genomic stretch GACCTTACAACGTATCTTTTTTGGTTTGGAGCATTAGACTTATATGTGTTGCTTTCACTTCATGAAGGCTAACTCTTTATTTTAGGCCTTGGAATATAACTAGGAAATTGTGCCCGCGCGTTGTTGCAAGAACGAAAATAAAACTATAGAACATATCATGAAAATCCAAATGTACATAAATGTTGAGTAACACTATTAACATAAACATAATAAAGACTGCATATAAAATGTAGTCAATATTTTTACAGGCCACTGTTTATAGTTGTACAATTTAGGCAAAAAACATTAGGAAACattttgacatggatgtacAAAAGTGATGAGTCTGATATTTCCCCCTGGTAGCTATGTTAGGTGTTGATCAGCATCAGTTGTTCATGTGCACAAAAAATAGGGGTATCAATGTTATGGTGGCCTATTTACACGCAAAAAATATGGAGAAGCACTGCTGTTGTTTTAACAAAAGATGATCAGTCTCTTTTCTATAGCAGCAAAAGTTTGTTCCTTCTGGCAATAACTACAAATAAACGATGTGcagatggtaaaaaaaaatatgtaaatgcTAACTGAGCTGTAATCAAGTGTGTGCAAATATGGTTACATCATATAAAAAATAGGAATGGAGCAAAGTtacctagttttttttttttttggtagagGGTCTTTTTTCATGCTTGTTGGAgaagatgtttttttttcaacaatttgaTTGGAACCTGACCAAAATCCTAGACATCTGCATCAGAGACTTCCTCTGTCTCACCGTACCAAATATATTAAAGAGATAGGAAAAATAGATTTAGATCAGATTGAAAATAAATTGAGAATGAGAAAAAAATGCTGTGATGCAGAATATAACCTGTTTTTAGCCTCTGTAAAAAGGGCTCTTCTGATGGAATCTCTTTTCCTCTTGTGCGTTTCTCCAGTTTTTTCAGCTGGTGTAGTGGACGATGAAACTGTTGTCGAAGACACTGCAATTTCTTTCATAAAAGACTGGTGTTGTTGGTTGGATCATTGTGTCCTCAGAAACATTGTAGATAAGGAGATCATTTGAATTCAACAAATTTCGTCGGCTTCCAAACCAAAGGTGAAAATTTTTCCTTTGGCCTATAAGTCTGAAAAACTCACTTGGTAATTGCTTGTGATCtgttgatctttgattgtaaaCCAAATCTTTGCATGGCATGCCAAAGACCTTTTCTCCTAATTTGCCGATAATGAGAGCATTGATCTCATTTGTTTCGTCTTCAAGGACCAAGAACACTTTGTACCTTCATTCAAATAGAAAAGCCATTAATTATAGAGGATACACAGTGTAATAAGTCAAGAACTACATTCTCATAGATTTTTCTATGGTATGGTTTAATGTTAAtactaatcatatgaaaaataaaaggatagGTATGCAaagtttgatttcaaatttaattaaatttatggcTTGTAATTTTGTTACATGATCAATGAACTATTAATTGAAAATATGTAATTAAAAACAGAATAAATGATAAGTTTCAGTTTAATAAGGATATGAGACAACGATCAATTGACAAACGCAAAATATAGTGTTTAACTCATTACCAAGGAGTTGGCATTTGATTTATATGTTTTTGGCACATCTGTTGAGCAGTTGTTGGGTCCTTGTACATTTGTTTGGCACATGTAGGGCAAGCAGCATACCACCATTCATATGATGTGTTAAACCGCTTAATTGATGCCTTGCACAAAAATGTATCATCCTGTTAAATATCCAAAAAGATGTTTAGATAGTTAATAATCATGAAATAGAAAGCTTATGTAAAAGAAGTAAAAATAGAAAGCTTATGTTTAGATAGTTCATATGATGTGTTAACTCGTCAAGTCCAAAACGCTGGACTCCAACCACATGACCAATAACATctacaaatttgaaaaaaagaaagaaaaccaaAACAGAATTAGGTGAGGAGAaaatgtttcataaaacatgtatCAATGCATTGTAACACACAGCTATATATACATGCGTACATATTTATTACCTGTTAGGATATCAGTCTTGTTCAGCCTAGGATACAATCTATTAtaatcttgcaaaaaaaaatctGACACAGAATAGGCAGAAACACACTTGTTAACTTGTTAAAAACTGTTTTGGCAGTTAACACGAGATGGGTGTCATGCGGGACTACTTGATACTGGCCTCTTATTTTGTTGGTACGAAAATTCATAATCTCGTAGCAAGCACCTGCTTCAATTTTTGGGACTATTATATCATAGTTCATTTCGTCAGAAGACACTTCTATCGCTTGTTCCTTGATAACCAAACATTGAgaagggaagaaaaagaaattgtcAAAGATATCATGAATAGGTAAAtaacactaaatttgaaacttaaAATAATATGAAAACATTTGCAAATTACCAACATTATAGACTAAGATGAATACTAAATACTGAAAGCCAAGTTATCATTGTAATTAACAGTTTAAAGGCAATGGATACCCATAAAATAATTACATGTCACATAGACTTAACATGAGAGTTGATATTTTTAATACTtgaaataatatgaaaataaatGTAAATCACAAATATTAGAGAATAAGATGGATGGTTAACGTCAAGAGTGAATTTATTAGTGTAATTAACAAGTTAAAGACAATGCATATGCACCCAAAAACAAATTCTTATCACATAGAGACAGAATGATAACTAACATGTAATTTTCCGATACAAAATGAAAGAATACAGAGATTAGAAATGAATTGGAGATTGTGTTTATCCCAGAGAGTAAAAATGTCATGTGATATGTATTAGAACAAATACAAAATTCACATGTTAAGAGCTTATCAAACAGTATTATTAAAGATTAATTACTGACCTTTTCATCAACTAATACACAGTGTAGACCTGCATATTTATCAGTCATGCCTGAAAATCTTGGTATCTATATTCTGCAGATACGAACtttaatttttccaattttttcatATGGGACCAATCGATCAAGAGGAGTTGGACCTCGACCTTCCATGTTTAACTGCTGAAATGAGATTTAAGGTTTGTGAATTGACAAATAATGCAGAAAGAAATTTCAAAGAGGCTGAACAATGATGTAACAACTACACTTTCAAAACTATAGACCTACAACAGTTCGTTTAAAAGCGTAACTGATTAAAAGAATGAGATTGCCAAAAGAAAACACAGCACGACCACTGCTTAACTGAACCACATTCTCAACACACAAACATAAACGTAGTGATCCTATACATCCATCATATTCTTTTTCTCTGTTTCCATATCCCTGATCCCAATTCTTTATCCCATCCTTTCAGTGTTGTTTTTTGCTCACTCTCAATGTCACGCCCCTATCTCGACATACGTCCAGGCTCGACACATGACGTCACCAACTACCCGTATCTCTAACATACCCCGCCACCAGGATATGCAAAACACAACTCGAGAACCAATTGCGTAATAaatttttgtatactttatggttgcatctaacctcttcgttagactgtctacgtaccctcaatagagatcaagtcattcgtagtttaACTTCGCTATAACTCGACATATAACACAATCTGTTCAAGCCAAAATGCataacattcctcaatcaaACATTTGGACTTGACGAGCATGAATTATTCGATTCAAACTACATAACAACCCGCATGACAATCAAGgtttctatttcatccatcatatacATCATTATGTTTCAACATAAAATCACTATTCATATCAAGTAATATATCAAAGAATCAATAAAGCACAATAGTATCCTCTAGTCGCATTGATCACCGATCTAATCAttataataacaatcatattcaaCATCCTTCCACAATCATCTCAAGTAACCCATTCCATGATATCAAGGAGGCAcgatattaacatttaattatgttaatcaGTCAATCAGATCACATCTCAATGcacaaaattaataaaggaCTTCTATATAATTCCCTGCCTGGATTTCAAGTAATAACTTgataattcaaatttatattcacaaaatttattgtgGGTAATTCTCATTCACTCGAATCCAAGGTACAAGTCtaacttatggaaatgagcaagagtagggattccagaccactcaacggaatccaaatcaagatacgattccagaccactcaacggaatccaaccaCATCGGCTTCCGGATCACTTAACGGAACCAAAATTATCCATCGGTTTCTTGCATGTAAAATTAGTGACATCGATGACAATCTATAAACATCAAGTATAgaattatgctttatgaaatcataatcaagtcaTTGACAACTTcgaaggagtcacccagacatccaacgacttttttaatttaaagcacaagATTCTCAA encodes the following:
- the LOC126612445 gene encoding uncharacterized protein LOC126612445 isoform X5, coding for MTDKYAGLHCVLVDEKDDTFLCKASIKRFNTSYEWWYAACPTCAKQMYKDPTTAQQMCQKHINQMPTPWYKVFLVLEDETNEINALIIGKLGEKVFGMPCKDLVYNQRSTDHKQLPKIAVSSTTVSSSTTPAEKTGETHKRKRDSIRRALFTEAKNRGSL
- the LOC126612445 gene encoding uncharacterized protein LOC126612445 isoform X6, which encodes MTDKYAGLHCVLVDEKDDTFLCKASIKRFNTSYEWWYAACPTCAKQMYKDPTTAQQMCQKHINQMPTPWYKVFLVLEDETNEINALIIGKLGEKVFGMPCKDLVYNQRSTDHKQLPMSSTTVSSSTTPAEKTGETHKRKRDSIRRALFTEAKNRGSL
- the LOC126612445 gene encoding uncharacterized protein LOC126612445 isoform X7, which encodes MTDKYAGLHCVLVDEKDDTFLCKASIKRFNTSYEWWYAACPTCAKQMYKDPTTAQQMCQKHINQMPTPWYKVFLVLEDETNEINALIIGKLGEKVFGMPCKDLVYNQRSTDHKQLPISSSTTPAEKTGETHKRKRDSIRRALFTEAKNRGSL
- the LOC126612445 gene encoding uncharacterized protein LOC126612445 isoform X8, producing the protein MTDKYAGLHCVLVDEKEQAIEVSSDEMNYDIIVPKIEADFFLQDYNRLYPRLNKTDILTDVIGHVVGVQRFGLDELTHHMNYLNISFLFLLLLHKLSIS
- the LOC126612445 gene encoding uncharacterized protein LOC126612445 isoform X1; this encodes MTDKYAGLHCVLVDEKDDTFLCKASIKRFNTSYEWWYAACPTCAKQMYKDPTTAQQMCQKHINQMPTPWYKVFLVLEDETNEINALIIGKLGEKVFGMPCKDLVYNQRSTDHKQLPSEFFRLIGQRKNFHLWFGSRRNLLNSNDLLIYNVSEDTMIQPTTPVFYERNCSVFDNSFIVHYTS
- the LOC126612445 gene encoding uncharacterized protein LOC126612445 isoform X4 gives rise to the protein MTDKYAGLHCVLVDEKDDTFLCKASIKRFNTSYEWWYAACPTCAKQMYKDPTTAQQMCQKHINQMPTPWYKVFLVLEDETNEINALIIGKLGEKVFGMPCKDLVYNQRSTDHKQLPISSSTTPAEKTGETHKRKRDSIRRALFTEAKNRLYSASQHFFLILNLFSI
- the LOC126612445 gene encoding uncharacterized protein LOC126612445 isoform X2; protein product: MTDKYAGLHCVLVDEKDDTFLCKASIKRFNTSYEWWYAACPTCAKQMYKDPTTAQQMCQKHINQMPTPWYKVFLVLEDETNEINALIIGKLGEKVFGMPCKDLVYNQRSTDHKQLPKIAVSSTTVSSSTTPAEKTGETHKRKRDSIRRALFTEAKNRQRKSLMQMSRILVRFQSNC
- the LOC126612445 gene encoding uncharacterized protein LOC126612445 isoform X3; translation: MTDKYAGLHCVLVDEKDDTFLCKASIKRFNTSYEWWYAACPTCAKQMYKDPTTAQQMCQKHINQMPTPWYKVFLVLEDETNEINALIIGKLGEKVFGMPCKDLVYNQRSTDHKQLPMSSTTVSSSTTPAEKTGETHKRKRDSIRRALFTEAKNRQRKSLMQMSRILVRFQSNC